The genomic interval ATGCTTTGGGAAAACTGCACTTTGTTTCCGATAACCTCCGTTCTATTTAAAAACCTACCGCCTTTGTTAGGCAGGGCTAAGGATACATCTCGTGGCTTAACAACCATCTCATATTCTTCGGGTATGCGAAGACTGATAATAATTCGTGAGTTTATAGGAGCGCCTAGGTCTACGGGATATGTCCTTTCCGCTAATTTGAACGGGTTCTCATCCATTTTATCCATAAAAAAAGGGTTGAAAAAGAGCTGATCATAGGAAAGTGAATCGAAAGCAGCGATTTCAACTTCATAAGCTTCTTCAAGAGTCCGCTCAATGCTATCCAGGTTTGTGATCGCATAATCCAAAATCCTGATATTCGGCATGTTTTCGTCTTTGTTTTCGACAAATTCATCGATGCTGTTAAATTTCTTTATTTCATGTCGCTGATAAAAGGCCGCATAGCCCATTTTATAATTTTTGACCGAGCCGACAATCTTACCGTCGGCCTGCAATTCGAGCTCTAATGAATACACATCGCTTCGTTTTTGAGAAGCTACCAGATCGATCCATTCAGACGGCTTATTCATGCTCATGATTCTTCCCTGACCATTCATACACCTCATGGGCAATAATCCGAAAGGTAATAAAGGATCAGTGGCGTCTAACAAATAACTCCTTCCATCAATATTTACCATCGCTACCACATAATTAAAATCAGATATCACCGGGTATAACTGATGGACGACCCCATTTTCTCTCGTGGAAAGTACAACAGCGTCTGCATCTAAATCTGCGGCTCCCAGAGCAGCAATCAGAGCAAGATTAATATCCGCTACATTCCCTGCTCTATTTTCAATGGCTTTCTTCAGACCTTCGTCAGTAAAATGACCATAGCGGTTATTCCATTTAACCCGAGACTGAATGTATGAATAGATCGTTTTGGCCTTTTCCAGGTCGCTTTCATCCCCTTTAAGAATTGTCGGCAAAATTTTCTTGAAAATATCGTCGCGTCGCAGCTGTTTTCCGAAGTACTCATGCTTTTTCATTTCGTAATCCACGTCTTTCCACTCCTTCGTGATTTTTTCTTTACTGCCGTTCAGTAATGTCATTTCCGAAAGTTCAAAATTAATGGCTGAAATGAAATTCTTCGGTGATGTCATGTAATCTTCTTCAATAAAGGCAGGAACATCATTCATCGCATAGGTGAGTTCCGAACAATCGATGCGGTGCGCACCCGGCTGGAAGCACTCTTTTTTAACCTTACCATCACTTTTATCCAACTTGAGCGCGCCGATTAGCGAAACATTGTACACAAAGACGGCTGGAATAAGTGCGACATACTCACTATAGATTTTCGGAATATCCCATTGAAATTGCCAAGGGTGGTAATTGAAGATATAAGGGGTCTCGATTTCATATTCATACTCAACCACGCTCCCGTCAACGATATTTGGCATAGCAAACTTGACTAGCTCCAAGTGTTCGGAAGATTTCTCACGAATAATACTTTTTTTATCTAATTCAGCTTTTTGGAGTCCGCCATCCGGTCCGGGATAATAAACAATACCTCTTATTTTATCCACACTTTCATACCTTGTTGATGATCCCTGATATAGCGGGATAACCACGTCGCCACGGGTAAAGCGGGCACTGTTAAATACTTTTATCCGTACGTGATATCGATGCCGGATTTTATTGCCATCATGTAAGAAACTTGTCGTGCCAAATTCCCTTACTACAACGGCAGCCGCACTGGTGTCTTTATCGTAGGAAGTCATCGTAATTGCATTACGATCCATCTCTCCGAATGGAAAATCTTGAGCCTTTGATTGCAAAACTGAGCTCACTATCAAGCAAATAAGTAATAGCTTTTTCACGAATATAGGTTTATAATAGTTTATCGTATCTGGCTCGAAAATAATGTAAAAATTGATACTTTCCAAGGTATATTATCTACCTTTGCGAAAATAATATATATCAATTTGTCATTTGAAAATCTTAATCTCAGCAGGTCTTTATTAAGGGCAATCGAGACCGAAGGGTACACACAACCCACCCCAATCCAAGAACAATCTATCCCAATAGCATTAAACAAGAGAGATTTACTAGCGATAGCACAAACAGGTACAGGTAAAACCGCTGCTTTCGCCTTGCCTATTTTGCAACTTTTGGAAAATAACAATCGAAAAGGAATCAAGGCTCTTATTGTTAGTCCCACTCGTGAGTTGGCTATCCAAATCAGTGAAAGCTTCGTTGCTTATGGAAAGTATTCTTCACTTAAGCAGGCAGTTGTATTTGGCGGTGTGCCAATAGGCAACCAAATTAGCGCATTAAAAAAAGGTGTCGATATTTTAATTGCAACACCGGGCCGATTGCTTGATTTGGTGAATCAAAAAGCAGTTTCACTGTCTCAGATTGAAATATTTGTACTGGATGAAGCTGACCGCATGCTTGATATGGGGTTCATCAATGATGTAAAAAAGATAATAACAAAAATTCCAGAAAAAAGACAGACATTGTTCTTTTCAGCGACCATGCCTCAGGAAATAACGGGGTTAGCGAATGGGATATTGACAAATCCTTTAAAAGTGGAGGTTACACCTGTCTCTACAACGGCCGAAAAAGTAACGCAGGCTATTTACCCTGTCGCTAAAAAAGATAAAGCATCTCTATTAATACATTTATTAAAAGACCCACAGATTAAGAGTGTACTGGTGTTCAGTCGGACAAAATATGGCGCGGATAAAATCGTGAAAATCTTGGGACGTGTTTCGATCCAGGCAGCAGCCATACACGGAAACAAATCTCAGAATGCAAGACAGAAAGCCCTTAGTTCATTTAAAACGGGAAAAATCCGAGTACTGGTCGCGACAGATATCGCTGCGAGAGGTATCGATATCGACCAACTGAATTACGTGCTGAACTACGATTTACCCAATCAGCCAGAAACCTACGTGCACCGGATTGGGCGTACAGGTCGCGCGGGTTTAAGCGGTACGGCCTGGTCATTTTGTGACCAGGAAGAAAAACCATACCTGGATGATATTAATAAACTGACCGGACAGAATATTCGTATCGTTGAGGACCATCCATATGCATTAGTCTTTACGCCCACTCTGGCTACCAGTAAAACACAACAAAAGTCAAATAATAAAAATCGAAAACAAAACTTTCGTAAGTCGAGAAAACCACAATATAAAGAGAAAAAAAGACACGTATAAGCGAGGAATAAACACTGAACCTTCCTTTCATTGCAGCCAACTAGATACTTTCGTATTATTTCGTTTTATATTTGCCTTTGTTTGTATTATTTTATAATATTGCTTTTAGTTTCTTCTTAACAAGAAACCACATTTATACATTTCAATATATTTCGACCGGCAAATATGAAGACTCAATCTTCTCAATTCAATCGCAATTTATCTATCGAAAAACTGCAGCAGGAACCTCTTTGGGATTTTATAATCATTGGCGGAGGGGCTACTGGTTTGGGTGTCGCTCTTGATGCTGCTTCTCGCGGTTATAAAACCCTACTTCTGGAACAATCTGATTTTGCGAAAGGGACATCGAGCCGGAGCACTAAGCTTGTCCATGGAGGGGTTCGTTACCTTGCCCAAGGGGATATTGCGCTGGTGCGAGAGGCATTGAAAGAACGTGGACTTTTACTAAACAATGCCCCTCATCTGGTTAAGAAGCAAGCATTTATCATCCCTTGTTTCTCATGGTTCTCTAAGATGAAGTACTTAATCGGCTTAACCTTATATGATTGGCTATCGGGAAAATACAGTTTTGGAAAATCAACTTCCATGTCAAAAGAGGAAGTGAAAGCGGCAATACCTGATGTCAATTCGACTGATTTGAAAGGTGGGGTAGAATATTACGACGGACAATTTGATGATTCACGACTAGCCATCGATCTTGCAAAAACAGCCGCGTTATATGATGGCGTGTTAATCAACTATATGAAAGTAAAAGGCTTTCTAAAGAACAGCGCCGGAAAAGTTGACGGGGTAATAGCGCATGATATTGAGGGAGAGAATGATTATACGATTAGAGGTAAAGTTATCATTAATGCTACTGGGGTTTTTGTGGACGATATATTACGAATGGATCATCCAGAAAAAAAACCAATGACAAGACCTAGTCAGGGAATCCATCTGGTGCTTGACCGGTCGTTTTGGGATAGCGATAAAGCATTGATGATACCAAAAACATCTGACGGTCGTGTTCTTTTTGCAGTGCCTTGGCACAAGCATTTATTATTAGGCACCACAGATACTCCACTAGATGAGCATAGCATAGAACCGATCGCTTTAGAAAGCGAGATAAAATTTATATTGAAAACCGCTCGGCAGTATTTAAGCAAGAAACCCGAGCGAGAGGATGTACTTTCTGTTTTCGCGGGACTGCGACCTTTAGCAGCTCCAGATAAAGATGTGAACAGCACCAAAGAGATTTCCAGAAGTCATAAAATCTATGTTGAGCCTTCCGATCTGATTACAATCACGGGTGGCAAATGGACAACCTATCGAAAAATGGCTGAAGATACCGTTAATAAAGCAATCAAGATAGGTGGACTAGATAAACGTATGTGCAGAACCTACGATCTGAAGATTGGCGAAAACACGAATGCAACTTCGGGTAATCAGACCAATAAAACATCCGATCAAGCTCTGCATGCGAACTACCCGATCAGCGAGTCGGCTATTATTGATGCTGTCAGAAATGAAATGGCAAGAACAGTAGAAGATGTACTGGCCAGACGATTTCGAATTCTCTTTCTCGATGCTCACGTTGCGCTGCAACTAGCGCCACAGGTAGCAAAAGTTATGGCGGAAGAGCTCGGTAGGGATGCAGTATGGATCAGCAAACAAGTTGCTGATTTCAAATCAATTGCAGAGCCTTACCTAATTGAACATTTTAATGCCTTTGAGTAAGAATATGCGTCATAACAATATCCAATTAACATAATTCAGTTTTTATGAAAGGGTACCTTAATTTGTTTTTCGAATAAAAGCTAGAAACAATGAATTTATTTAAACCAGCTCCTCATATTGATGCAAAATCTCTTGACCGCATCGACCCTGAATATAAAAAGCTTAGACTTCAAGTATTCCTTGGAATTTTTATCGGTTATGCAGGCTACTATTTGGTTAGGAAGAACTTTTCTCTTGCCATGCCGGACCTGATTGACCAAGGCTTCAGCAAAGGAGATCTGGGTCTTGCTCTTTCCGGCGTATCGATCGCATACGGCTTAAGTAAATTCTTGATGGGAAACGTTTCCGACAGAAGTAATGCCAGGGTGTTTTTACCTGCCGGCTTGGCTTTGTCTGCCGTGACGATGATTCTGATGGGGCTATTCCCTTTCGCAACAGGCTCATTAACCATTATGTTTGTGTTACTATTTATCAATGGTTGGTTTCAGGGAATGGGTTGGCCTGCGTCTGGACGCGTAATGGTACATTGGTTTTCTACAAAAGAAAGAGGCACCAAAATGTCGGTCTGGAATGTAGCACATAACGTTGGTGGTGGCTTAGTTGGTCCGCTTGCAATCATGGCTGTAGCTATTTTTGGTGACTGGCAAAGCAAGCTCTATTTCCCAGGCTTTGTGGCCCTCTTTATCGCTCTCATAGGCTATCTATTAATTCGGGATACTCCCCAATCATGCGGGTTGCCGCCAATCGAAAAATACAAAAACGATTACCCTTCCGATTATTCGGAAGAGAAAGAAAAAGAACTGACAGCTAAGCAGATTTTTTTTAATTACGTTCTTAATAACCGCTTGTTATGGTATATTGCCTTTGCAAATGCATTTGTCTATTTAGTTCGATATGGCATCCTCGACTGGGCTCCCACCTTTCTTGAGGAAGCAAAAGGGTTTTCTGTTAAACAGTCGGGCTGGGCTTATTTCGCTTATGAGTACGCTGGAATTCCGGGTACGCTTCTCTGCGGTTGGATCAGCGACCGGGTGTTTAAGGGCCGACGGGCGCCTGCAACCATTATCTATATGCTGCTGGTATTAGTGGCGGTGGTAATCTATTGGAAAAACCCCGCAGGCAATATCTGGGTTGACAATGTCGCGTTAATAGCAATCGGCTTTTTGATTTATGGCCCCGTCATGTTGATAGGCGTGCAGGCGCTAGATTTAGCGCCTAAAAAAGCGGCAGGAACTGCGGCAGGACTTACTGGTCTTTTTGGTTACATGGGCGGAGCGCTATTTGCTAATATTGCAATGGGGTTTGTTGTGGATCATTGGAGTTGGGACGGTGGTTTCGCTATCTTGATATTGAGCTGTATTTTGTCTATTTTCTTTACTGCACTAACCTGGAAGAGAGAGAAACAACACTTGAATTTATAGTCTGACGCAAACATTTCGACGCTGGAAAGGTTTTTATATCATGATTTTCAATATTCATACCATATAAAATACCAATTATCGTCGTTTAACGTTAATACTATTAAATTATTTCAAGGTTTTATCTAAAACTCACTCTGCTATTAAAATTTGACAAAATATGAACGTAAAGAAAAAAGACAATTCAAATTGGCTACATGTTGCCATTTCTTGGGGGGCTAGTATTGTGATTATTGGGGTTTTATTCAAGATCCTCTATATCGGTGGATCCTTAGCCAACTATATGATCGGCATCGGGTTAGGTGTTGAAGCGATCCTCTTCTTTTTGATGGGTTTCAACCCTCCGCCAAAAGAGCCTGAGTGGGCAAGGGTTTACCCTGAACTGGATGATAACTATCAGGGTGAGTTGCCAACAAGTTCATTTCGTGCAAGCAATGTACCGGCTAACCCTCCCACCACTGCTGCCTTAGACAAGATGTTCGCAGACGCAAATATTGAGCCCGCTACGATCGAAAGCCTTGGAAGAGGACTACGTGATTTTGGGGATAAGGTTTCGGCAATCAATCAAATATCTGATGTGTCTTTCGCTGCGAATGAGTTTACTGAGAAATTACGGAATGCTTCTTCTAAGTTTGATAATCTTAGTGTTGCATTCGAAAAAGCATCCGCAAATTTGGTTGCGATGTCTAATACCAATACCGATACCACTAATTATCATGAGCAAGTTCAACAACTTACCAGCAATCTGCGCTCATTGAACAACATGTATGAACGTGAGCTAAGGGATTCAGCTTCCCATTTACAGTCCATGAACCATTTCTATGAAAACCTGAGTTATACAATGAAAAACTTCAACGAATCTTTAGACGATTCTAAAGTATTCAAAGAAGAAGTCAACAAACTCGCGAAAAACTTAACTGCTTTAAATTCGATCTACGGCAATATGTTAAGTGCAATGAACCAACCGCGCGGTTAATCAATCCTTTCATTTTATAACAAACATAGACTATGGCTATAGGAAGAGAGACTCCCAGACAGCGGATGATCAATATATTGTACTTGGTATTACTAGCCTTACTCGCGTTAAACGTACCGAACTCTATATTGGACGCTTTCAGGAATATAAATAACAGCCTGGAAACTTCTAAATCGAATGTAGATAACTCAGTCGACCAACTATTTGCTGCGTTTGAAGCAACCAAATTAAAAGAAGAACCCGAAAGAGCTAAACCCATCTACGATAAAGCAAAACAAGCAAGAGCGGTTGTAGGTGAATTGGATGAGATGATCGTTTCCTTGAAAAAGGAATTGGAGGCACAAGGTGGTGGATATAATGAAGATACGGGCGATTTACTAAGACGTGAGAATCCAGACATCGCACCTAACTTAATGATTAACAAAAAGAAAGGTGCTGAATTAAAGGAAAAGATAAATCAGACGAGAGAGAAATTATTGGCTCTCTTGGGGCCAGAAGACCAAGGTGCGGTGTCATTTTCGTTGGAAGC from Pedobacter indicus carries:
- a CDS encoding DUF3858 domain-containing protein, producing the protein MKKLLLICLIVSSVLQSKAQDFPFGEMDRNAITMTSYDKDTSAAAVVVREFGTTSFLHDGNKIRHRYHVRIKVFNSARFTRGDVVIPLYQGSSTRYESVDKIRGIVYYPGPDGGLQKAELDKKSIIREKSSEHLELVKFAMPNIVDGSVVEYEYEIETPYIFNYHPWQFQWDIPKIYSEYVALIPAVFVYNVSLIGALKLDKSDGKVKKECFQPGAHRIDCSELTYAMNDVPAFIEEDYMTSPKNFISAINFELSEMTLLNGSKEKITKEWKDVDYEMKKHEYFGKQLRRDDIFKKILPTILKGDESDLEKAKTIYSYIQSRVKWNNRYGHFTDEGLKKAIENRAGNVADINLALIAALGAADLDADAVVLSTRENGVVHQLYPVISDFNYVVAMVNIDGRSYLLDATDPLLPFGLLPMRCMNGQGRIMSMNKPSEWIDLVASQKRSDVYSLELELQADGKIVGSVKNYKMGYAAFYQRHEIKKFNSIDEFVENKDENMPNIRILDYAITNLDSIERTLEEAYEVEIAAFDSLSYDQLFFNPFFMDKMDENPFKLAERTYPVDLGAPINSRIIISLRIPEEYEMVVKPRDVSLALPNKGGRFLNRTEVIGNKVQFSQSMELEKSIYQPEEYPALKELFNRIIQLQKTDVIFKKKS
- a CDS encoding DEAD/DEAH box helicase, with protein sequence MSFENLNLSRSLLRAIETEGYTQPTPIQEQSIPIALNKRDLLAIAQTGTGKTAAFALPILQLLENNNRKGIKALIVSPTRELAIQISESFVAYGKYSSLKQAVVFGGVPIGNQISALKKGVDILIATPGRLLDLVNQKAVSLSQIEIFVLDEADRMLDMGFINDVKKIITKIPEKRQTLFFSATMPQEITGLANGILTNPLKVEVTPVSTTAEKVTQAIYPVAKKDKASLLIHLLKDPQIKSVLVFSRTKYGADKIVKILGRVSIQAAAIHGNKSQNARQKALSSFKTGKIRVLVATDIAARGIDIDQLNYVLNYDLPNQPETYVHRIGRTGRAGLSGTAWSFCDQEEKPYLDDINKLTGQNIRIVEDHPYALVFTPTLATSKTQQKSNNKNRKQNFRKSRKPQYKEKKRHV
- a CDS encoding glycerol-3-phosphate dehydrogenase/oxidase, with the translated sequence MKTQSSQFNRNLSIEKLQQEPLWDFIIIGGGATGLGVALDAASRGYKTLLLEQSDFAKGTSSRSTKLVHGGVRYLAQGDIALVREALKERGLLLNNAPHLVKKQAFIIPCFSWFSKMKYLIGLTLYDWLSGKYSFGKSTSMSKEEVKAAIPDVNSTDLKGGVEYYDGQFDDSRLAIDLAKTAALYDGVLINYMKVKGFLKNSAGKVDGVIAHDIEGENDYTIRGKVIINATGVFVDDILRMDHPEKKPMTRPSQGIHLVLDRSFWDSDKALMIPKTSDGRVLFAVPWHKHLLLGTTDTPLDEHSIEPIALESEIKFILKTARQYLSKKPEREDVLSVFAGLRPLAAPDKDVNSTKEISRSHKIYVEPSDLITITGGKWTTYRKMAEDTVNKAIKIGGLDKRMCRTYDLKIGENTNATSGNQTNKTSDQALHANYPISESAIIDAVRNEMARTVEDVLARRFRILFLDAHVALQLAPQVAKVMAEELGRDAVWISKQVADFKSIAEPYLIEHFNAFE
- the glpT gene encoding glycerol-3-phosphate transporter codes for the protein MNLFKPAPHIDAKSLDRIDPEYKKLRLQVFLGIFIGYAGYYLVRKNFSLAMPDLIDQGFSKGDLGLALSGVSIAYGLSKFLMGNVSDRSNARVFLPAGLALSAVTMILMGLFPFATGSLTIMFVLLFINGWFQGMGWPASGRVMVHWFSTKERGTKMSVWNVAHNVGGGLVGPLAIMAVAIFGDWQSKLYFPGFVALFIALIGYLLIRDTPQSCGLPPIEKYKNDYPSDYSEEKEKELTAKQIFFNYVLNNRLLWYIAFANAFVYLVRYGILDWAPTFLEEAKGFSVKQSGWAYFAYEYAGIPGTLLCGWISDRVFKGRRAPATIIYMLLVLVAVVIYWKNPAGNIWVDNVALIAIGFLIYGPVMLIGVQALDLAPKKAAGTAAGLTGLFGYMGGALFANIAMGFVVDHWSWDGGFAILILSCILSIFFTALTWKREKQHLNL
- the porL gene encoding type IX secretion system motor protein PorL/GldL — its product is MNVKKKDNSNWLHVAISWGASIVIIGVLFKILYIGGSLANYMIGIGLGVEAILFFLMGFNPPPKEPEWARVYPELDDNYQGELPTSSFRASNVPANPPTTAALDKMFADANIEPATIESLGRGLRDFGDKVSAINQISDVSFAANEFTEKLRNASSKFDNLSVAFEKASANLVAMSNTNTDTTNYHEQVQQLTSNLRSLNNMYERELRDSASHLQSMNHFYENLSYTMKNFNESLDDSKVFKEEVNKLAKNLTALNSIYGNMLSAMNQPRG